From Oscillospiraceae bacterium CM, a single genomic window includes:
- a CDS encoding DEAD/DEAH box helicase family protein: MPSKVQAYAQMADHAAAQLTGSRQNWTEFLTTAARLYKYPYNEQLMIYAQRPGATACAEYEFWNEKMRRYVRRGSKGIALIDASGDKPRLRYVFDVSDTGGGDNSRRPFLWELNPEHEDAVSAMLEREYEVSGADGLAEQLQGIAAQMADEYWMDNRRDILYNVDGSFLEDYDEFNTGVAFREAATVSISYMLMKRCGIDPDEYFEHEDYLSIFDFNTPTAVAALGTATSQISRQVLRQIEVTVKNVEREHNLLTQGAERSVTHGEQSDLQPERGLSDSRLDDDGADGEHRKIRAHEEELPQGASPGVIQFPAAAREAVSAPAGDRPDSEQPDRSDDAGNDEIGGRDGEPESRRPDTLGGPDEQPESPGRGNDPGGAYLQLSLFPTEQEQVLRIAESEKPSAFSLPQQDIDHILRTGSNSDNSLLRICAMYRMDKGAEENAAFLRREYRGGKGLYLNGEKVSVWFSGDGIHIAKGETAQYARFKQIIPWEQAERRVGELLEQGQYIPQAELATVDVYERTRLAQTLWYLHQDFTDEARQTFFDDELFRGGFPDSTAHIAELLAQPDSHSEITAELERFADAYGEDRGLLRFHFHRPVELLDALRDLRLPRREYVSEMTDVPPLRMFITQDEADAALAGGSSFEGGKSRIYAFFTQPHSPKEKADFLKNEYGTGGRSHALSGADGSWEDHSAKGIEYKRGPDDDKLTLSWIAVAKRLDFLIANDKYLTVEEKTRFTERQREQAGLPETPPIEPPPPELRTEESSPQAESEQPSAFSMPSAPETEKRGVTQEDIDAALQEWNGEIKSKHAVVRHMERHARDKNTAAFLRAEYGDDLPAFPVTADGAATDVPWPKVQRRIAQLMAADRFYTEAEYDNLDDVDPIAIRERLSSPEVQAETDALLASAEKTASESANPHHERFAVVETEEGYAIWDDLHDGYYVDDEGVTEEFTSEWQANAYLEEVRKAVADKEAAEWLTVERSKNDTAESEPFPYAAGDTVYLEDGRPFVIETIGLFDIQLRDPSLLYPVFRSESKESFLRLMGHYPQPKRTTAEIQPPAENYSITDDTLGAGGAKSKFHANMEAIRTLQNIEQENRAATPEEQEILSRYVGWGGLADAFDDGKLAWANEYKELQSLLSPEEYASARASTLNAHYTSPTVIRAIYEAVGNMGFQTGNILEPACGVGNFFGCLPEKMRGSKLYGVELDGITGRIARQLYPQADITVAGFETTDRRDFYDLAVGNVPFGQYQVNDRAYNKLGFSIHDYFFAKTLDQVRSGGVIAFVTSRYTMDKQSPEVRRYIARRAELLGAIRLPNNAFKANAGTEVVSDILFLQKRDRPIEIDTDWIHLGQTPDGFAINSYFIDHPEMVLGTPTSESTQYGRQDYTVAPIPGADLADQLREAVAHISGQYAEAELPDLGEGEAIDTSIPADPNVKNYSYTLADGEVYYRENSRMVRPSLNDTALERVRGMVELRDCVHQLIDLQMDEFTPNAAIREKQTELNRLYDAFAAKYDRISSRGNKLAFSDDSSYYLLCSLEVMDDDGNFERKADMFTKRTIRQQRSVTSVDTAAEALAVSIGERAKVDLPFMAQLTGISEEQVIFDLTGVIFKDPTYGDDPLAGWQTADEYLSGNVRQKLREARRAAERDPAFQINAEALEKAQPKDLDASEIEVRLGATWIDKTYIQQFMEETFNTPRYLRGTIEVKYAAYTAEWQITNKTRVPYSDVAAYTTYGTDRANAYRILEDSLNLRDIRIYDTVENADGKERRVLNSKETTLASQKQQAIRDAFRDWIWRDPERRQTLVRQYNEEMNSTRPREYDGRHIIFSGMNPEITLREHQLNAIAHILYGGNTLLAHEVGAGKTFEMVAACMEGKRLGLCQKSIFVVPNHLTEQWASEFLRLYPSANLLVTTKKDFETHNRKKFCARIATGDYDAVVIGHSQFERIPISPERQERLLQEQIWEITDGIAEVEESGGERFTVKQLERTKKSLEARLEKLLSSNRKDDVISFEQLGVDRMFVDESHNYKNLFLYTKMRNVAGLAATDAQKSSDMFAKCRYMDELTGNRGIIFATGTPISNSMTEMYTIQRYLQYDRLKELDMTHFDCWASRFGETTTAIELAPEGTGYRARTRFAKFFNLPELMNLFREVADIKTADQLDLPVPEAVFHNVAAHPTDHQKEMVQALSERASLVHSGTVDPTEDNMLKITSDGRKLGLDQRIINPMLPDEPQSKVNLCVDNIYRIWDEGQSEKLTQLVFCDISTPKAGAAKAQAQAAKAGDKTINGLELRALENMAEASDTLDEPAFTVYEDIRQKLVSRGVPAEQVTFIHSANTDVRKKELFAKVRSGQVRVLLGSTFKLGAGTNVQDRLFALHDLDCPWRPGDLEQRKGRIVRQGNGNEQVHIFRYVTEGTFDSYLYQTVETKQKFISQIMSSKSPVRSCEDIDETALSYAEIKALCAGNPLIKERMDLDIDVSRLRLMKADHQSKQFRLEDNLLKYFPEQIEQSKGFIRGFQADMVTLAAHPHPMDGFSGMEVRGDHLTDKENAGAALLDACKEVKGRDPVQIGSYRGFVMQVSFDAFEKVYNLTLKGEVSHRVELGKDARGNLTRIDNALTMMPERLKNVQAQLDNLYAQVEAAKLEVGKPFPQESELQEKSARLTELTVQLNMDRPSPQAEQTIAKTERPSVLDALKQYVPDRIAEKKVSHRAHEVR, from the coding sequence ATGCCCAGCAAAGTACAAGCCTACGCTCAGATGGCCGACCACGCGGCGGCGCAGCTCACCGGCAGCCGCCAGAACTGGACGGAGTTTCTGACCACCGCCGCGCGGCTCTATAAATACCCATATAACGAACAGCTTATGATTTACGCACAGCGCCCGGGAGCTACGGCTTGTGCGGAATATGAGTTTTGGAACGAAAAAATGCGCCGGTATGTCCGGCGCGGCTCCAAGGGCATTGCGCTTATCGACGCCTCCGGAGATAAACCACGACTTAGATATGTGTTCGATGTATCCGACACGGGCGGCGGGGACAATTCCCGCCGCCCTTTCCTTTGGGAACTGAACCCCGAACATGAGGATGCGGTATCGGCCATGCTTGAACGGGAATATGAAGTTTCCGGCGCGGACGGCCTTGCCGAACAGCTCCAAGGCATCGCCGCGCAGATGGCCGACGAATACTGGATGGATAACCGGCGCGACATCCTCTATAACGTTGACGGCAGTTTTTTAGAAGACTATGATGAATTTAACACAGGCGTCGCGTTTCGGGAAGCTGCCACGGTGAGCATTTCCTACATGCTGATGAAACGCTGCGGTATCGACCCCGATGAGTATTTTGAACATGAGGATTACCTGAGCATCTTTGATTTCAACACCCCCACCGCCGTTGCCGCCCTGGGGACGGCAACCAGCCAGATTTCCCGGCAGGTACTGCGGCAAATCGAAGTCACCGTTAAAAATGTTGAGCGCGAACACAACTTGCTAACGCAAGGCGCGGAAAGGAGCGTCACACATGGAGAGCAATCTGACCTACAGCCCGAACGGGGATTATCTGATTCCCGACTTGACGATGACGGAGCCGACGGAGAGCATCGGAAAATACGGGCGCATGAGGAAGAATTACCTCAAGGAGCATCGCCAGGTGTTATACAATTCCCTGCTGCTGCAAGAGAAGCTGTATCCGCACCTGCTGGAGATCGACCGGACAGCGAACAGCCGGATCGATCGGATGATGCCGGAAATGATGAGATCGGCGGGCGTGACGGAGAGCCTGAAAGCCGCCGACCCGATACGCTGGGTGGGCCTGATGAACAACCTGAAAGCCCAGGCCGAGGAAACGATCCTGGCGGAGCTTATCTACAATTAAGCCTTTTCCCCACGGAGCAGGAACAGGTACTGCGGATAGCGGAGAGCGAGAAGCCCTCCGCTTTTTCGTTGCCGCAGCAGGATATTGACCATATCCTGCGCACCGGCAGCAATTCGGACAACAGCCTTCTGCGCATTTGCGCCATGTACCGCATGGATAAAGGTGCTGAGGAAAACGCCGCTTTCCTGCGGCGGGAATACCGGGGCGGTAAGGGCCTGTACTTAAACGGCGAAAAGGTATCCGTATGGTTTAGCGGCGACGGTATCCATATTGCCAAAGGTGAAACGGCTCAGTACGCCCGTTTCAAACAGATTATCCCCTGGGAGCAGGCCGAGCGCCGCGTCGGGGAACTTTTGGAGCAGGGGCAATATATCCCACAGGCTGAGCTTGCCACCGTTGACGTTTATGAACGTACCCGGCTTGCGCAAACCCTTTGGTATCTACATCAGGATTTTACCGACGAGGCCCGGCAGACCTTTTTTGATGATGAACTGTTCCGGGGCGGCTTCCCCGACAGCACCGCCCATATTGCGGAGTTGCTTGCCCAACCGGACAGCCATTCCGAAATCACCGCCGAGCTGGAACGCTTTGCCGATGCTTATGGGGAGGATCGCGGCCTGTTGCGCTTTCACTTCCATAGGCCGGTGGAGTTACTGGACGCCCTGCGGGATTTAAGATTACCCCGGCGCGAGTACGTTTCCGAAATGACCGATGTGCCGCCCCTGCGGATGTTCATCACACAGGATGAAGCCGACGCCGCCCTTGCGGGGGGCAGCAGCTTTGAGGGCGGGAAGTCCCGCATTTACGCCTTTTTCACCCAGCCCCACAGCCCGAAGGAGAAAGCAGATTTCCTTAAAAATGAGTACGGCACAGGCGGCAGGAGCCACGCCCTTTCCGGCGCGGACGGCAGTTGGGAGGATCACAGCGCCAAAGGCATTGAATACAAGCGCGGGCCGGACGATGATAAGCTCACTCTCTCGTGGATCGCCGTCGCCAAGCGGCTTGACTTTCTTATTGCCAATGACAAGTATCTGACCGTCGAAGAAAAGACGCGTTTTACCGAGCGGCAGCGGGAACAGGCAGGCTTGCCGGAAACCCCGCCAATAGAGCCACCGCCACCGGAACTGCGAACAGAAGAATCGTCCCCGCAAGCGGAGAGCGAACAGCCCTCCGCTTTTTCGATGCCTTCCGCGCCGGAGACGGAGAAGCGCGGAGTCACCCAGGAGGACATCGACGCGGCCCTGCAAGAATGGAACGGCGAAATTAAAAGCAAGCACGCCGTTGTCCGGCATATGGAGCGCCATGCCCGCGATAAGAATACCGCCGCGTTCCTGCGGGCCGAGTACGGCGACGATCTGCCCGCCTTTCCCGTGACCGCGGACGGCGCGGCGACGGATGTGCCATGGCCCAAGGTACAGCGGCGCATCGCGCAGCTTATGGCCGCCGACAGGTTCTACACCGAGGCCGAGTATGACAACTTGGACGATGTTGACCCCATCGCTATCCGGGAGCGTTTGTCCAGCCCGGAAGTACAGGCTGAAACGGACGCGCTGCTTGCCTCTGCCGAAAAAACTGCCTCCGAAAGCGCCAATCCTCATCATGAGCGGTTTGCCGTTGTGGAAACCGAAGAAGGTTACGCGATTTGGGATGACCTTCACGACGGCTATTATGTGGATGATGAGGGCGTAACCGAAGAATTTACAAGCGAATGGCAGGCCAACGCCTATCTGGAGGAAGTCCGAAAGGCTGTAGCCGATAAAGAGGCGGCTGAATGGCTCACGGTTGAACGCAGTAAAAACGATACAGCCGAATCGGAGCCGTTCCCATATGCTGCGGGCGATACCGTATATTTGGAGGACGGCAGACCCTTTGTCATTGAAACTATCGGATTGTTCGACATACAGCTCCGCGATCCCTCACTCCTGTATCCCGTTTTCCGTTCGGAAAGCAAAGAGAGCTTCCTGCGGCTCATGGGACATTACCCGCAGCCGAAACGGACAACAGCGGAAATCCAGCCCCCCGCCGAAAACTACAGCATCACCGACGATACCCTGGGCGCTGGCGGCGCGAAATCCAAGTTTCATGCCAACATGGAAGCCATCCGTACCCTGCAAAATATTGAGCAGGAAAATCGGGCGGCAACACCGGAAGAACAGGAAATCCTCTCCCGGTATGTGGGCTGGGGCGGCCTTGCAGACGCTTTCGATGACGGCAAGCTCGCGTGGGCGAATGAGTATAAGGAGCTGCAATCGCTTCTGTCCCCGGAGGAATACGCCTCCGCAAGAGCCTCCACCCTGAATGCCCACTACACCAGCCCCACGGTCATCCGAGCCATTTATGAAGCGGTCGGCAATATGGGCTTCCAGACCGGCAACATCCTGGAACCAGCCTGCGGCGTTGGAAACTTCTTTGGCTGTCTGCCAGAGAAAATGCGCGGCAGCAAACTCTACGGCGTGGAGCTGGACGGCATCACGGGCCGGATCGCCAGGCAGCTCTACCCGCAGGCCGACATCACCGTGGCAGGCTTTGAAACCACCGACCGGCGGGACTTTTATGATCTCGCCGTGGGGAACGTCCCCTTCGGGCAGTATCAGGTCAACGACCGGGCTTACAACAAGCTTGGCTTTTCCATTCATGACTACTTTTTCGCTAAAACGCTCGATCAGGTGCGTTCTGGCGGCGTCATCGCCTTTGTTACTTCCCGCTACACGATGGATAAGCAGTCCCCGGAGGTACGGCGCTACATCGCCCGGCGTGCGGAGCTTTTGGGGGCTATACGGCTCCCAAACAACGCGTTCAAAGCCAACGCCGGAACGGAAGTCGTGTCGGATATCCTGTTTTTGCAGAAACGCGACCGTCCCATTGAGATCGACACGGACTGGATACACCTCGGACAGACCCCTGATGGGTTTGCCATCAACAGCTATTTCATCGACCACCCGGAGATGGTGCTGGGCACACCCACCTCGGAGAGTACACAGTACGGCAGGCAGGATTACACCGTCGCGCCCATTCCCGGCGCTGACCTTGCCGACCAGCTCCGTGAAGCGGTTGCCCATATCTCCGGGCAGTATGCAGAGGCCGAGCTGCCTGACTTGGGCGAAGGTGAAGCCATCGACACCTCCATCCCCGCCGATCCCAATGTAAAAAACTACTCTTACACCCTGGCGGACGGCGAGGTGTACTACCGGGAAAACTCCCGCATGGTGCGCCCCAGCCTGAACGACACCGCATTGGAGCGTGTCCGGGGCATGGTGGAACTGCGGGACTGCGTGCATCAGCTCATCGACCTGCAAATGGACGAATTTACCCCAAACGCGGCCATCCGCGAAAAGCAAACGGAGCTGAACCGGCTTTACGACGCTTTCGCCGCCAAGTATGACCGCATCAGCAGCCGGGGCAACAAGCTGGCGTTCTCTGATGATTCCTCCTACTACCTCCTGTGTTCTCTGGAGGTGATGGACGATGACGGCAATTTTGAGCGCAAGGCCGATATGTTTACCAAGCGCACCATCCGGCAGCAGCGCAGCGTCACCTCCGTGGATACCGCCGCCGAAGCGCTGGCTGTTTCCATCGGGGAACGCGCCAAGGTGGATTTGCCCTTCATGGCGCAGCTCACCGGTATAAGCGAAGAACAGGTCATTTTCGACCTCACCGGCGTGATCTTCAAAGACCCCACCTATGGCGACGATCCTCTCGCGGGCTGGCAGACCGCCGACGAATACCTTTCCGGCAATGTTCGGCAAAAGCTCCGGGAGGCCCGCCGCGCGGCGGAGCGCGACCCGGCGTTTCAGATCAACGCGGAGGCGCTGGAAAAAGCGCAGCCCAAGGATTTGGACGCTTCGGAGATTGAGGTGCGCCTGGGCGCGACGTGGATTGACAAGACTTACATCCAGCAGTTTATGGAGGAAACCTTCAACACGCCCCGCTATCTGCGCGGCACCATTGAGGTGAAATACGCTGCCTATACCGCTGAGTGGCAGATCACGAACAAGACCCGCGTACCCTACAGCGACGTGGCCGCCTACACAACTTACGGTACCGACCGGGCTAATGCCTACCGGATTCTGGAGGACAGTCTGAACCTCCGTGATATCCGTATTTACGACACTGTAGAGAACGCGGACGGTAAGGAGCGCCGTGTTCTCAATTCCAAAGAAACGACACTGGCCTCCCAAAAGCAGCAGGCCATCCGGGACGCTTTCCGGGACTGGATATGGCGCGACCCGGAGCGGCGGCAGACCCTTGTCCGTCAGTACAACGAGGAAATGAACAGCACCCGCCCCCGCGAATACGATGGCAGGCACATCATTTTCTCCGGCATGAACCCGGAAATTACGCTGCGGGAGCATCAGCTAAACGCCATTGCCCACATTCTCTACGGCGGCAACACCTTGCTCGCCCATGAGGTGGGCGCGGGCAAGACCTTTGAAATGGTAGCGGCCTGTATGGAGGGGAAACGCCTAGGGCTGTGCCAGAAAAGCATCTTTGTGGTGCCCAATCATCTGACAGAACAGTGGGCGTCGGAATTTCTGCGGCTATACCCTTCCGCGAACCTGCTGGTCACAACGAAAAAGGACTTTGAAACCCATAACCGCAAGAAGTTCTGCGCCCGCATCGCCACCGGCGATTATGACGCTGTGGTTATCGGCCACTCGCAATTTGAACGCATCCCCATCAGCCCGGAGCGGCAGGAACGGCTTTTGCAGGAGCAGATATGGGAGATCACCGACGGTATTGCCGAGGTAGAGGAAAGCGGCGGCGAGCGTTTCACCGTCAAGCAATTGGAACGCACGAAAAAAAGCCTGGAGGCGCGGTTGGAGAAGCTGCTGTCCTCCAACCGCAAGGACGATGTTATTTCCTTTGAACAGCTCGGCGTTGACCGCATGTTTGTGGACGAAAGCCATAATTACAAGAACCTCTTTTTATATACGAAAATGCGCAATGTGGCCGGGCTTGCCGCCACCGACGCGCAGAAATCCTCGGATATGTTCGCCAAGTGCCGCTATATGGATGAGCTGACCGGCAACCGTGGCATTATTTTTGCCACTGGCACGCCCATCAGCAATTCCATGACCGAGATGTATACCATTCAGCGGTATTTGCAGTATGACAGACTAAAAGAACTGGACATGACCCATTTCGACTGCTGGGCCAGCCGGTTCGGGGAAACCACCACCGCCATCGAGCTTGCCCCGGAGGGCACCGGCTACCGGGCGCGTACCCGCTTCGCCAAGTTTTTCAATCTCCCGGAGCTGATGAACCTGTTTCGGGAAGTGGCCGACATCAAGACCGCCGACCAGCTTGACCTTCCCGTGCCGGAAGCGGTATTCCATAACGTGGCGGCCCATCCCACCGACCATCAGAAGGAGATGGTGCAGGCGCTTTCCGAACGCGCCTCCCTCGTCCATTCCGGCACGGTAGACCCAACGGAAGATAACATGCTCAAAATCACCTCAGACGGGCGCAAGCTCGGCCTCGACCAGCGTATCATCAATCCCATGCTGCCCGACGAACCGCAGAGCAAGGTCAACCTGTGCGTGGATAATATCTATCGCATTTGGGATGAAGGACAGTCTGAAAAGCTGACCCAGCTTGTGTTCTGCGACATATCCACACCAAAGGCGGGGGCGGCGAAAGCGCAGGCACAGGCGGCAAAAGCCGGTGACAAGACCATCAACGGCCTGGAGCTGCGCGCGCTGGAGAACATGGCGGAAGCGTCGGATACCCTTGACGAACCGGCATTCACCGTGTATGAAGACATCCGGCAGAAACTCGTTTCCCGCGGCGTTCCCGCCGAGCAGGTTACGTTTATTCACTCGGCTAACACCGATGTGCGCAAAAAGGAGCTGTTTGCCAAAGTGCGCTCCGGCCAGGTGCGCGTGCTTCTCGGCAGTACCTTCAAATTAGGGGCGGGCACCAACGTGCAGGATCGGCTTTTCGCGCTCCACGACTTGGACTGTCCGTGGAGGCCCGGCGATCTGGAGCAGCGCAAGGGGCGTATCGTCCGGCAGGGCAACGGAAACGAGCAGGTGCATATCTTCCGCTATGTGACGGAAGGAACCTTTGACAGCTATCTGTATCAGACCGTGGAAACCAAACAAAAATTCATTTCGCAGATCATGTCCAGTAAAAGCCCGGTGCGTTCCTGTGAGGACATCGACGAAACGGCGCTCTCCTATGCCGAAATCAAGGCTCTGTGCGCCGGAAATCCGCTCATCAAGGAGCGTATGGACCTGGACATCGACGTATCCCGGCTCCGGCTGATGAAAGCTGACCACCAGAGCAAGCAGTTCCGTCTGGAGGATAACCTGCTGAAATACTTCCCGGAACAGATTGAGCAAAGCAAGGGCTTTATCCGGGGCTTTCAGGCGGACATGGTGACTTTGGCGGCACACCCACACCCGATGGATGGATTTTCCGGTATGGAGGTTCGCGGCGATCACCTTACCGACAAGGAAAACGCCGGTGCCGCGCTGCTGGACGCCTGTAAGGAGGTCAAGGGGCGTGACCCGGTGCAGATCGGCAGCTATCGCGGCTTTGTCATGCAGGTATCCTTTGATGCTTTTGAAAAAGTCTACAATCTAACCCTTAAAGGGGAAGTGTCCCATCGGGTGGAGCTGGGTAAAGATGCCCGTGGCAACCTGACCCGCATTGACAACGCTCTTACCATGATGCCAGAGCGCTTAAAAAACGTGCAGGCTCAGCTTGATAACCTATATGCTCAAGTGGAGGCGGCAAAGTTGGAGGTCGGCAAGCCCTTTCCGCAGGAATCGGAGCTTCAAGAGAAGTCCGCGCGGCTTACGGAGCTGACAGTGCAGCTTAATATGGATCGACCCTCTCCGCAGGCCGAGCAAACCATTGCCAAAACCGAGCGACCCTCCGTGCTGGATGCTTTGAAGCAGTATGTGCCGGATCGGATAGCCGAAAAGAAAGTAAGTCACCGCGCGCATGAGGTCAGATAA
- the mobC gene encoding plasmid mobilization relaxosome protein MobC — MANRKRSIQLHFMVSEHERELIEQKMAQMGTRNMGAYLRKMAVDGYVVNLDLSAVGELVSLLRRCSNNLNQLTRRAHETGNVYVADIEDLRQNYDRLWGMAGKILTELSDIR, encoded by the coding sequence ATGGCGAACCGGAAACGGAGCATCCAGCTACACTTCATGGTATCGGAGCATGAAAGGGAGCTGATCGAGCAGAAAATGGCGCAGATGGGTACCCGCAATATGGGAGCCTATCTGCGCAAAATGGCGGTTGACGGCTATGTGGTCAATCTGGATTTATCTGCCGTGGGAGAACTTGTTTCCCTCTTGCGCCGGTGCAGCAATAACCTGAACCAGCTCACGCGCCGAGCACACGAAACCGGAAATGTCTATGTAGCCGATATAGAGGATTTGCGCCAGAATTACGACCGTTTATGGGGCATGGCGGGCAAGATACTCACCGAGCTTTCCGATATTCGGTGA
- a CDS encoding DUF1273 family protein has product MKMACAFTGHRPVRFSFGYDEEDEKCIRLKLTLAAQISRLIEIGVSTFYTGMALGTDQWCAGIVLDMKRQYPNVRLVAVLPCETQASKWSPEQRERYFNTLADCDDVITLNTRYTPECMLERNRYMVDHAAYLLAVYDGGNKGGTAYTVRYAREKQRQIIVIRPDTLELISAVDFEALERRKQLRILPKKDSDT; this is encoded by the coding sequence ATGAAAATGGCTTGCGCGTTTACCGGGCATCGTCCGGTAAGATTCAGTTTTGGTTATGATGAGGAAGATGAGAAATGCATACGGCTCAAGCTGACGCTGGCGGCTCAGATCAGCAGGTTGATAGAAATCGGCGTTTCCACGTTTTATACTGGCATGGCCTTGGGGACAGACCAGTGGTGTGCCGGGATCGTGCTGGATATGAAGCGGCAGTATCCGAATGTGCGGCTGGTCGCCGTGCTTCCTTGTGAAACACAGGCCAGCAAATGGTCGCCGGAGCAGCGGGAGCGGTATTTCAATACGCTTGCAGATTGCGATGATGTCATTACGCTGAATACTCGTTACACGCCGGAGTGTATGCTGGAACGCAACCGCTACATGGTGGATCATGCCGCATATCTCTTGGCCGTTTATGACGGTGGGAACAAAGGTGGCACGGCTTATACCGTTCGCTATGCACGGGAGAAGCAAAGACAGATTATTGTCATTCGCCCGGATACGCTGGAACTCATTTCGGCTGTAGATTTTGAGGCGTTGGAACGGAGAAAGCAGCTTCGGATTCTTCCGAAAAAGGATAGCGATACATAA
- a CDS encoding DUF3849 domain-containing protein: MNTIPVYKYPAVYARENNELEQYRASHKANIACRDAIDDAIRDNYRNNCLGSDTAKQVIVEFGFDRTLYVLANTVREKDWDGRIDRKNKDWARTIPVFDDENGFGDNRNREFIVDRAHPGLVDLFINQARREYLLTQPLTKEDIQAEAARLLRRLQAEREPNSPSGTHFMAQISPDFLIRASTKDHDRLFALLPFKSLTFSTLKDRKGIFAFIQKDENRDQPLRLRKPSVKKQLQAKPTEHKPHTKTEMER; the protein is encoded by the coding sequence ATGAATACGATACCCGTATACAAATATCCCGCTGTCTACGCGCGGGAAAATAATGAGCTGGAACAATACCGCGCTTCCCACAAGGCGAACATTGCCTGCCGGGATGCCATCGACGACGCCATCCGGGACAACTACCGCAATAACTGTCTCGGCAGCGACACCGCAAAACAGGTCATTGTCGAGTTTGGATTTGACCGCACTCTCTATGTGCTTGCGAACACCGTCCGCGAGAAAGATTGGGATGGGCGCATTGACCGCAAAAATAAGGATTGGGCGCGAACGATTCCTGTCTTTGACGATGAGAACGGCTTTGGGGATAATCGGAACCGGGAATTTATTGTAGATAGAGCGCATCCCGGTCTGGTAGACCTTTTCATCAATCAGGCGCGGCGCGAATATCTACTGACCCAGCCTCTTACCAAAGAGGACATTCAGGCGGAGGCCGCGCGGCTGCTCCGGCGTCTGCAAGCCGAGCGCGAACCCAACAGTCCCAGCGGCACGCATTTCATGGCGCAGATCTCGCCGGATTTCCTCATCCGGGCTTCCACCAAAGACCACGACCGCCTGTTCGCCCTGTTACCGTTCAAGTCCCTCACCTTCTCTACACTCAAGGATCGGAAAGGGATTTTCGCGTTTATTCAAAAGGATGAAAACCGTGATCAGCCGCTGCGCTTGCGAAAGCCCTCGGTCAAAAAACAGTTACAGGCCAAACCGACAGAACACAAACCGCATACCAAAACGGAAATGGAGCGGTGA
- a CDS encoding helix-turn-helix transcriptional regulator: protein MKEKKDINVEIGNRIKKAREMAGLTQDRFAELIGMGTKNISAIERGAVGVSLSSIKKICLVLSISSDDLLFENRTENDMSALTSRLKRLPSEQFNIANDILNKLLEAFAISDKQ, encoded by the coding sequence TTGAAAGAGAAAAAGGATATCAATGTTGAGATAGGCAACAGAATAAAAAAGGCCAGAGAAATGGCCGGACTTACGCAGGATAGATTTGCGGAATTGATCGGAATGGGGACTAAGAATATATCAGCTATCGAACGTGGCGCTGTGGGTGTTTCCTTATCTTCCATTAAGAAAATCTGTCTGGTCTTATCTATTTCCAGCGACGATCTTTTATTTGAAAATAGAACAGAAAATGATATGAGTGCCCTGACTTCACGGCTCAAACGTCTGCCGTCAGAACAATTTAATATTGCCAATGATATTTTGAATAAGCTGCTCGAAGCGTTTGCTATTTCAGATAAGCAATAA
- a CDS encoding transposon-transfer assisting family protein gives MGKFTVEEINLMCIYGTGTRLGLIVGLEAMSSHLEPDETELLELTRSVTEKLRGMSDEEYAGLSETLIPDYEEQEE, from the coding sequence ATGGGGAAATTCACTGTTGAAGAAATCAACCTGATGTGCATCTACGGCACCGGCACCCGCTTAGGGCTGATTGTGGGGCTTGAAGCCATGTCCAGCCATCTGGAGCCGGACGAAACGGAGCTTTTAGAATTAACGCGTTCCGTCACGGAAAAGCTGCGCGGCATGAGCGACGAGGAATACGCCGGTCTTTCTGAAACGCTCATTCCCGACTATGAGGAACAGGAGGAATAA